A single genomic interval of Pseudopipra pipra isolate bDixPip1 chromosome 29, bDixPip1.hap1, whole genome shotgun sequence harbors:
- the LOC135403883 gene encoding uncharacterized protein LOC135403883: MQCPLHVKLGNSRARKAVKDRSRRDRLIITKSDLFTPIDVHTQGWISRETCSEIDQDVLPVLIHALGTLRASIKGLPSRSWQIIPLLFSCAVDPLRPSLLTMVLSRSPCTEGSPSPCGVAAPQPVAESCNEPCVRQCPDSTVLIYPPPVVVTFPGPILSSFPQQSVVGSAGAPEVGAGSGFGAARTPGASHVYGGARWGRGYPVGSCRPC, from the exons ATGCAGTGTCCCCTCCACGTAAAGCTGGGAAATAGCAGGGCCAGGAAGGCAGTAAAGGACAGGTCACGCAGGGACAGACTGATAATTACAAAGAGTGATTTATTTACACCAATTGACGTCCATACCCAGGGCTGGATCTCCAGAGAAACGTGCTCAGAGATTGATCAGGATGTTCTGCCCGTGCTGATTCATGCCCTGGGCACTCTGAGGGCGAGTATAAAAGGGCTCCCCAGCAGATCTTGGCAGATCAttcctctgctcttctcttGTGCTGTAG ATCCCCTCAGACCCTCCCTCCTGACGATGGTGCTGTCCCGGAGCCCCTGCACCGAGGGCTCTCCCTCGCCCTGCGGGGTGGCCGCGCCCCAGCCCGTGGCCGAGAGCTGCAACGAGCCGTGCGTGCGGCAGTGCCCCGACTCCACCGTGCTCATCTACCCCCCGCCCGTGGTGGTCACCTTCCCCGGGCCCATCCTGAGCTCCTTCCCCCAGCAGAGCGTGGTGGGATCCGCAGGAGCCCCCGAGGTCGGGGCTGGGTCTGGGTTCGGGGCCGCCCGCACCCCCGGCGCTTCCCACGTCTACGGCGGGGCCCGCTGGGGTCGGGGGTACCCCGTGGGGAGCTGCAGGCCCTGCTGA